Proteins from one Erysipelothrix larvae genomic window:
- the nagE gene encoding N-acetylglucosamine-specific PTS transporter subunit IIBC — MKFLQKLGKALMLPVSVLPAAAVLMGIGYWIDPVGWGGDSQLAAFLIKSGSAIIDSVPIIFAVGVAYGLSKDNDGAAALSGLVAFLMVTTLLSTEVVSMITGTPVDAISDGFAKINNAFIGILSGVIGALVYNRFSQTKLPDALAFFSGKRSAPIVTSVVMIVVSFILLYAWPAIYDALVALGTWMSGLGAVGAGLFGLFNRLLIPTGLHHALNAVFWQDLIGINDIGNFWGNEGIKGVTGMYQAGFFPIMMFGLLGAAIAIYQSAREENKKQIGSLMLAAGFASFFTGVTEPLEFSFMFAAPLLYLLHALLTGLSLFVSATFHWTAGFGFSAGFIDFILSLKVPIANQPFMLMIQGIVFFALYYVVFRFVIVKFNIMTPGREVNEDDLDAILDTQSNGKDDYKKVAQIILDGLGGPSNITSTDYCATRLRLEVKDQSIVNDKRIKEAGISGIVKPGKTSVQVIIGPYVQFVSDEFIKLLK; from the coding sequence ATGAAATTTTTACAAAAACTCGGGAAAGCCTTGATGCTTCCCGTATCAGTACTCCCTGCGGCAGCAGTCTTAATGGGAATTGGCTATTGGATTGACCCAGTGGGGTGGGGTGGAGACAGTCAATTGGCTGCATTTCTAATAAAATCAGGAAGTGCAATCATTGACAGTGTTCCCATTATTTTTGCAGTGGGGGTTGCCTATGGATTATCAAAAGATAATGATGGTGCAGCAGCCCTCAGTGGACTGGTTGCCTTTTTGATGGTGACAACCTTGCTCAGCACGGAAGTCGTGTCCATGATTACAGGAACCCCTGTAGATGCAATAAGCGATGGATTTGCGAAAATAAACAATGCATTTATCGGAATTCTATCCGGAGTTATTGGAGCACTTGTTTATAATCGATTCTCACAAACTAAATTACCCGATGCACTTGCTTTTTTCAGTGGTAAACGATCCGCACCAATTGTGACATCCGTTGTGATGATTGTTGTGTCATTTATTCTATTGTATGCGTGGCCAGCAATTTATGATGCATTAGTCGCATTAGGAACATGGATGAGTGGACTGGGTGCTGTAGGGGCAGGACTCTTTGGACTATTCAATCGACTTTTAATTCCAACCGGATTACACCATGCACTCAATGCAGTGTTTTGGCAAGATCTCATTGGTATTAATGATATTGGTAACTTTTGGGGAAATGAAGGCATTAAAGGTGTAACAGGGATGTATCAAGCGGGATTCTTCCCAATTATGATGTTTGGTCTATTAGGTGCTGCGATTGCGATTTACCAATCAGCACGTGAAGAAAACAAGAAACAAATTGGTTCGTTAATGCTTGCAGCCGGCTTTGCTTCATTTTTTACCGGTGTAACAGAACCTCTTGAGTTTTCATTTATGTTTGCTGCACCTTTATTATACCTCTTACATGCACTCTTAACGGGTCTATCATTGTTTGTATCTGCAACGTTTCATTGGACAGCAGGGTTTGGATTCAGTGCCGGATTTATTGACTTTATCTTGAGTCTAAAGGTGCCAATTGCAAATCAACCCTTTATGCTTATGATACAAGGAATTGTGTTCTTTGCACTCTACTATGTCGTGTTTAGATTTGTGATTGTGAAGTTCAATATTATGACTCCAGGTCGTGAAGTGAATGAAGATGATCTGGATGCGATCTTAGATACCCAGTCAAATGGAAAAGACGATTATAAAAAAGTTGCACAAATTATCCTTGATGGATTGGGAGGTCCATCAAACATCACTTCAACAGATTATTGCGCAACACGATTAAGATTGGAAGTAAAAGATCAATCAATTGTGAATGACAAACGGATCAAAGAAGCAGGAATTTCTGGCATCGTGAAGCCAGGAAAAACAAGTGTCCAAGTCATCATCGGACCCTACGTTCAATTTGTTTCAGATGAGTTTATCAAGCTCTTAAAATAA
- a CDS encoding DUF6431 domain-containing protein: MITVFSNTFNNKQFSQKEYYKFLNSINPKTIPCPCCSKTDTLIRYGYYPKTIITGRLTIVVEIARFFCNQCKRTHAIIPSNLLPYFQLSVPTIEIILTHELDSTLLTDIDESTYIRIKIRFNDYESVRHLSYLERLNYFILSTKRNIYHSAITSPT, encoded by the coding sequence ATGATAACAGTTTTCTCAAACACATTCAATAATAAACAGTTTTCTCAAAAGGAATATTACAAATTTCTCAATTCAATTAATCCAAAAACAATACCTTGTCCGTGCTGTTCAAAAACAGATACACTGATTCGTTATGGATACTATCCGAAAACCATAATTACTGGGCGATTAACCATTGTCGTAGAAATCGCACGTTTCTTTTGTAATCAATGTAAGAGAACTCATGCAATAATACCAAGTAACTTACTTCCCTATTTTCAACTGTCTGTACCCACAATTGAAATAATATTAACCCATGAACTTGATAGCACGCTTTTAACTGATATTGATGAATCAACATATATTCGGATAAAAATACGTTTTAACGATTATGAATCGGTGAGACATTTAAGTTATTTGGAACGATTGAATTACTTCATATTATCCACAAAACGGAATATCTATCATTCCGCCATTACTTCACCAACATGA
- a CDS encoding ISL3 family transposase, with the protein MNANATLLSNEKILELFNLEHHQVQKIDIKGQSDALNVYITLQVEEQTCPICESKTSTIKDYSEKKLLHSLVTHIPCYIRYRARRYKCTTCNKCFFEHNPFAYRNMKITQLTVYNVLNDLKSPHETFTTVANRYRLSPTTVSSIFDSHVSVSRQKLPAYLLIDECYAYHSDRSDYVCVLIDAMTKNIVDILPSRKKQDLVAYFSQIPLEERKGVLGIGIDMWYSYRVVAKQFLPNAFISVDRFHVYSDLMKRIDSIRVDTMKKLKPPKNWKQTEDKVKRQEYYKRDQQYYLLKKFNWLLYKNPKATTTVKDKKYNIFDPNVPKQRNKKLGKFLNLYDIIDLILQTSNGLEDAYNMKFLLDQFFNESKAENAHENLNTLIRVMAQSRVASIVDFSRTLGKWKNEIVATFNKVEKCTKVTNKKTGETHYEVSITHINSALIENRNRIIKQIKNNASGYRNWERFRNRVLYVLNEDATYRINPIIKTTYDKGLS; encoded by the coding sequence ATGAACGCTAATGCCACTCTTTTAAGTAACGAAAAAATTCTTGAATTATTTAACTTAGAACACCATCAAGTCCAGAAGATTGATATCAAAGGTCAAAGTGACGCATTGAATGTGTACATTACGCTTCAGGTAGAGGAACAAACATGCCCAATTTGTGAAAGCAAAACATCCACAATCAAAGATTATTCTGAAAAGAAGCTTCTCCACTCACTGGTAACACATATACCCTGTTACATTCGTTACCGTGCACGACGTTATAAATGCACAACGTGTAATAAATGCTTTTTTGAACACAATCCATTTGCGTATCGAAATATGAAGATTACTCAGCTGACCGTATATAATGTCCTGAATGATCTTAAATCGCCACATGAAACGTTTACCACAGTTGCCAATAGATATCGGTTATCTCCCACTACAGTATCATCTATTTTCGATTCCCACGTTTCTGTCTCCAGACAAAAACTACCCGCTTATCTGCTTATTGATGAATGTTATGCGTACCACAGTGATCGCAGTGATTATGTATGCGTTCTTATTGATGCAATGACAAAGAATATCGTAGATATATTACCGTCCCGTAAGAAACAAGACTTAGTCGCGTATTTTAGCCAAATCCCCCTTGAAGAACGCAAAGGAGTCTTAGGTATTGGAATCGACATGTGGTATAGCTATAGAGTCGTCGCAAAACAATTCCTTCCAAACGCGTTTATCAGTGTTGATCGTTTTCATGTTTATAGTGATTTAATGAAACGTATCGACTCTATTAGGGTAGACACTATGAAGAAACTAAAACCTCCTAAGAACTGGAAGCAAACAGAAGATAAAGTCAAAAGACAAGAATATTATAAGCGTGACCAGCAATACTATCTGCTTAAAAAGTTCAACTGGTTACTCTATAAAAACCCCAAAGCAACAACCACAGTTAAAGATAAGAAATACAATATATTTGATCCAAATGTACCGAAACAACGCAATAAGAAATTGGGAAAGTTTCTAAACCTTTACGACATAATAGACCTAATTCTTCAAACGAGCAATGGCCTTGAAGATGCATATAACATGAAGTTCTTACTCGATCAATTCTTCAATGAATCAAAAGCTGAGAATGCACACGAGAATCTGAACACACTCATCAGAGTGATGGCTCAGAGTAGAGTTGCATCAATCGTTGATTTTAGCCGAACTTTAGGAAAGTGGAAAAATGAAATTGTCGCAACTTTCAATAAAGTAGAAAAATGCACAAAGGTCACAAATAAGAAAACAGGAGAAACCCATTATGAAGTTTCCATAACACACATAAACAGTGCGTTGATTGAGAATCGAAATCGCATAATCAAGCAAATAAAAAACAATGCAAGTGGCTATCGTAATTGGGAGCGGTTTAGGAATCGTGTGTTGTATGTGCTTAATGAAGACGCAACATATCGAATTAACCCAATAATTAAAACAACCTATGACAAAGGACTCTCTTAA
- a CDS encoding glycosyltransferase yields the protein MRICLYTNTIYKIGGVARVTTFMANHWSKEHDITIISTNPDYEPKDLVYTLSDQIHTLHDPELFIHDESFSLEKHSNRKLKQFIDAHDFDIIIGVEGKYAIALSSALTEFKGVKCAWMHNSFDAYFKTEGEYLWHLDTPFIQAMAMYDFVVVLTNKDKEKFDAHFNLNTTCIVNPITFDIIEPQYNPDSKQLLTVCRVVFKHKGLDLFLETLPNVFNKHPDWTWHLVGDGPDLEALKTQVSLMNLENNIVIHGATDNVRPYYEAASIFVLPSRWEGMPMVSLEAMSFALPLVGFDIDALKEVLGEDLEQQLLVKKYDKHALAHRINTLIEDKVYRSELAILASKRVEHFTLETVATNWDTLFSRNNSSS from the coding sequence ATGAGAATTTGCTTGTATACAAATACCATCTATAAAATAGGAGGGGTTGCCCGAGTCACAACTTTTATGGCTAACCATTGGTCGAAAGAACACGATATCACAATCATCTCTACAAATCCTGATTATGAGCCAAAGGATTTAGTTTATACACTCAGTGATCAAATCCATACACTTCACGATCCAGAACTCTTTATCCATGATGAGTCATTTTCATTAGAAAAACATTCAAATAGAAAACTAAAGCAATTTATTGATGCACATGACTTTGATATCATTATTGGAGTAGAAGGGAAGTATGCTATTGCCTTATCTTCAGCACTTACTGAGTTTAAAGGTGTAAAATGTGCATGGATGCATAACTCCTTTGACGCATACTTTAAAACTGAAGGGGAGTATTTGTGGCATTTGGACACTCCATTTATACAGGCAATGGCGATGTATGATTTTGTTGTAGTCTTAACCAACAAAGACAAAGAGAAATTTGATGCGCACTTTAACTTAAACACAACATGCATTGTAAATCCAATTACATTTGATATCATTGAGCCTCAATATAACCCCGATTCAAAACAGTTATTGACTGTGTGTCGCGTTGTTTTTAAACACAAAGGCCTTGATCTTTTCTTGGAAACATTACCCAATGTATTCAACAAGCACCCCGATTGGACCTGGCATCTTGTCGGTGACGGACCTGATTTAGAAGCACTAAAAACACAAGTATCCCTCATGAATCTTGAGAACAATATTGTGATTCATGGTGCGACGGATAATGTCAGACCGTATTATGAAGCCGCATCAATATTTGTCTTACCATCACGTTGGGAAGGGATGCCCATGGTATCATTGGAAGCAATGAGTTTTGCACTTCCCTTAGTGGGTTTTGACATAGACGCACTTAAAGAAGTGCTTGGTGAAGATTTAGAGCAACAGTTACTGGTAAAGAAGTATGATAAACACGCGTTAGCACATCGAATTAATACACTCATAGAAGATAAGGTGTATCGAAGCGAATTGGCAATCCTTGCATCAAAACGTGTTGAACACTTTACATTGGAAACAGTGGCAACCAACTGGGATACACTGTTTTCACGAAACAATTCATCGTCATGA
- a CDS encoding VOC family protein: MLEIVPCLWFADNNCDEAIHEYVKIFPNSKITQITYYPDEALNEHFKGMSGKVLTAEFELNNQKFIALDGGPTFRFNEAISFTINCKNQEEIDTYWDQLSDDPQFEQCGWVKDRFGLSWQIVPENLNALTQNEAQIKALMSMTKINIHMLESLASD; this comes from the coding sequence ATGTTAGAAATTGTACCTTGTCTATGGTTTGCGGATAATAACTGTGATGAAGCAATCCATGAGTATGTTAAAATATTTCCAAATTCAAAGATTACACAGATTACCTATTATCCAGATGAAGCGCTAAATGAGCATTTCAAAGGTATGAGCGGTAAGGTTCTTACAGCAGAATTTGAACTCAATAACCAGAAATTTATTGCATTGGATGGAGGACCAACCTTTCGATTCAATGAGGCGATTTCATTTACGATAAATTGTAAAAATCAAGAAGAGATTGATACCTATTGGGACCAATTATCCGATGATCCACAATTTGAACAATGTGGTTGGGTGAAAGATCGATTTGGGCTGTCATGGCAAATTGTGCCAGAAAACTTGAATGCGTTAACGCAAAATGAAGCGCAAATCAAAGCCCTCATGTCAATGACTAAAATTAATATCCATATGCTTGAATCGCTTGCCTCTGATTGA
- a CDS encoding alpha/beta hydrolase, producing the protein MGTKNKTIKILISIFAVTTVTFIAVFYVYVSDYYRVDSSAIVSVTNSKYITRDGSITSLETSPPSTIGFIFYPGGKVESDAYLPLLNLVRNKGVKPFLVNMPFNLAVLNSNAATKVIDSNPQITTWYIGGHSLGGAMASHYFSSHTDNIDGLILLGSYTYGDVPLDRTLIIYGSEDMILDTSQITQSENVTIIEGGNHAQFGNYGPQSGDGVPTITPIEQQVMTTDIIIEFISEDTHPN; encoded by the coding sequence ATGGGCACAAAAAATAAAACAATCAAAATTTTAATATCAATCTTTGCAGTGACCACCGTTACCTTTATTGCGGTGTTTTATGTGTATGTTTCAGATTATTATCGTGTTGATAGTTCTGCGATTGTATCGGTTACAAACAGTAAATACATTACGCGTGATGGATCAATTACATCACTTGAAACATCACCACCCAGTACGATCGGGTTTATCTTTTATCCTGGTGGAAAAGTTGAGTCGGATGCCTATTTACCCTTATTAAACCTTGTTCGAAACAAAGGCGTTAAACCCTTCCTTGTGAACATGCCATTTAACTTAGCAGTTTTAAACTCTAATGCTGCAACGAAAGTCATTGATAGCAATCCACAAATTACGACTTGGTATATCGGTGGACACTCATTGGGTGGCGCGATGGCGAGTCATTATTTCTCCTCACATACCGATAACATCGATGGACTTATTCTATTGGGTTCATACACCTATGGAGATGTTCCACTCGATCGAACACTCATTATCTATGGCTCAGAAGACATGATTCTTGATACCTCACAAATCACACAGTCTGAAAATGTAACCATCATTGAAGGCGGAAACCATGCTCAGTTTGGAAATTATGGCCCTCAAAGTGGTGATGGCGTTCCAACAATCACTCCGATTGAACAACAAGTCATGACTACCGATATTATAATTGAATTTATATCAGAAGATACTCACCCCAATTAA